DNA from Pseudomonas mendocina:
TACAAATCCGCGCTCAAGCTGCTGCTCACCGAGGTCTACGCCAGCGAACATCCCAAGGTCGAATGCCTAGCGTTGCGTTTCAAGCAGAGCGTATTCGAAGGCCGTCTCGATCTCGACGAGCTCGATCCTTATATCGTGGTCTACCGCCGTCTGGAGGAGTACCTCGGCAATCGTGGCGACCGTGAACGCCTGGAACTGGTGCGACGCTGTCTGTACCTGAAGGTGAACAAGAAGATCAGCCGGCCACCGGCGCGCGGCCGCAGCAAGAGCTGGCAACGCCTGCTGCTGGAACGCCTGACCGCTGAGTGGGGCTGGGAAACCCGACAACTTGCCGTGCTCGACAGCCGCAGCCAGTGGAAGGTACGCCAGGTCGCCGCCGAACGCCGCGTGCTGGTCAATGAGCTGACCTACAGCTACCGCTTCCTCACCCAGTTCGCCCGCAGTGCTCAGGTCGGCAGTTCATTGAACCACCGCGACCTCAACGTGTTGGGCCGGCGCCTGTACGCGGCCTTCGAACGCAAGGCAGGCAAGGTGGAATTCATCAACCCCGGCATCGCCCCGGATCTGGCCGAAGACACCCTCACCCTGGTGCAGCAGCCGAGCAGCGAAACGCCGAACGAATATCAGTGGGCGCTGTTCAGCGGCAACCTCAGCGCTCAGGAATGGCCGGACTTCGCTCCGATCAAACGCACCCGCGAACTGATCGAACTGCTTGCCTGGTGCCACCGTAACGGCGTCATCGATGCCAGCACACGGCTGTCGCAACACCCTGGCAGCAGTGACCTGACCGATTTCGAACTGTCCAACCTGATCGGCAGCCTGCAACAGTGCTTCCCCCTGCCGCCCCCTCCCGTGGAAGAGGCCGCGTTGCTGCGCGCGAGCGTACCGAGCCGGGTGCTGTTATTGGTCAACGTGGGTGTCGACCCGCTCAAGCAGCACAGCCAGATGAACGTGCACATGACCACCGGGCGCACCGATGCGCTCGGCTATTCGGGGGTACGGGAGAACCTGGTGCTGACCCTCGACCAGGTCAGCCTCAATAGCTGGAACGAGCTACAGGTCGCTCGCTATGACGGAGAGGACGCGCTGCTCGACTGCCTCAGCGACCTGCTCAACAGCCTGCCGTTGGACGGCCCCGTGCCCGAGGTGCAAGTGCGCTGCTACTGCCGCAACCGCGCGGTAGCCATCGCCACCCGAGTCGAAGAGCTACTGCGCGACCTACTCGACAATTACGCCAGCGGTCAGCCATCACGTTATCTGGTCCAGGTGCGCCAGCATTACCACGTTCTGCAGTTGGTGCCCGGCCAAGTCCGCCACACCGCATTGGGCGATCTGCCGGCGCTGCTCGATCACCTCGGCGCCGAGCAGGAGCTGTACAGCCCGTTGAATCTGGATCGCTACGCCCTCGAAGGCAATGACCTGGCATTGATACTGCCAATGGGCAAGCCGCAATCGATCCAGGTGTTCTATCGTCTGAACGAACAGAACAGCGAAGCCGAGCTGACCGTGCTCGACGAGCACAACGCGCTCTGGCGCAGGCGCCTGCCCTACCGCGACGAGCAGAGCCTGCTCACGCCGTTGCAGCGTTTTCTGCAATCTTTGCTATACCGGCGCAACGCCCAGTTGCCGCTGGACAACCCCGTCGGCGACGTCCCTCTGGACGTGCTCTACCACCAACTACTGCCCGATGCGCCACTGCGCGCGCAGAGCGTGGAGCGCCGTCCAGCACCTCAGGCGCCGCTCAGCCATCCCTTCTACGATGTGCAGGCGATCGTCGAGCCGGGTGACGGGCGTCAGCGTCACGTCACCCTGTATTGCAACCACCGCGAATTTTCCGAGCTGGAATACGGCCGCGATCTGTATCGCGCCGTGGCGCAGCACATTCTTGCCCAGCGCTCCGGTGGTGAACGCTACCCCTTCTACATCACCGACCTGGATCTTTCCGCCGTGCTCGCCGGGCAGCAGGCGCAGACCGTGCATTACCTGCGTTACAAGAGCGAACTGGAAGATGCCTTGAACGCGGCCCTGCAGCAGATTTAGCCCAGACGATAGATCCATAGCGGTGTGGCGGGTTGCACCCGCCCTACCATCAGGTCGACCTAGCTTTTCATTGGCGCATCGGGATTGTTCAGCGCATAGAGGTAGCAGTCGCCCATGCTGTGGTTGGCGGCAACGCCCCCATAGCTGGCGGTGAAGGTCACAGGCAGGCCCAGGTGCTGGTAGAACCAGCGATCACTGTCCGCTGGCGGCACCTCGGGCACCAGGTCGCTGTCGTTGACCAGGCGATAGGTCGGTACGGCCAGAGCGTTGTAGTAATTGGCAAAGGCCGGTGAGGCCACGCGCGGGCTGGCGAAGTTGTAATGCTGCAACAGCAGCAGAGGCCAGCGCTTAAGCAAATCCGGCACGGCCAGCGTGCTCAGGGTACTGCCCAGGCTGTGACCGCAGGCCCACAGGCGCGCTTGCGGTTGCAGGTCATCCAGTGCCAGCAGGGCCTGGTCGCGCAGGGATGTGTAGAGTTTGAGAAAGCCGTCGTGCACCAGGCCGACATTGGCTTGCCAGGGATAGTCGCGCTGATCCAGGTCGAGATCATCGAGCCAGTCCTGCACCGACTCGGTGCCACGAAACACCAGGTAGCAATCACCTTGCGGATCACGGGCGGCGAAGCCGAAAGGCTCGGACTCATTGAACACGTGCCACTCACTGAGCACGCTCCAGATCGGCGCAGAAAGCTGCCAGCCCTCCAGAGGCGGCTGTTTCCACTGGAACTGTTCGGGCTTGCGTGGGCGCTGCTGCGCCAGCCATTGCGCGTACTGATCGTAGGCGGCCATCACCAGTTCAGCGCAGAGCAGGGCGCGCGAGAGCTGGTAGGTAGGCGGAAAATACAGGGGCAGACTGGACATGGCGAGGCCTCCTTGCCATTGGCGGAAACCTCACTCTAGTCCAGCTTGAGCGGAGCGTCAGCGGTCGTATTCGCCTGCGGCTTCCGGCTGATATTCGACTTCCAGCAGAGTCAGCTTGAGCTGCTTGCCACCGGGCGCCGGCCAGTCGATATGCTGCCCCACGGACAGACCGAGCAATGCGCAACCCACCGGCGCGAGAATGCTGACCTTGCCTTCGCCGCCAGCGTCCTGCGGGTAGACCAGGGTCAGGTGGTAATCCTTGCCGCTGCTCTCTTCACGGCAGTGCACGCGCGAATTCATGGTCACCACCCCTGCCGGCACCTCGTCGTGCCCCACCACCTCGGCACGATCCAGCTCGGCCTGCAATGCAACCGCGCCGGGCCCGAACTCGTCCAGACTGTCGAGCAAGCGCTCCAGACGCTGCAGGTCGAGGCGGGTAATGGTGATGGTAGGTGTGTTGTTCATGATGCCGGGCGATCTCCTTGCCTAATCCATAAAAAAGCAAAACCCCGCCCGAAGGCGGGGTTCAGCAGAATGTTTTGTCGACCCTAACACAGCCGGACAAATAAACAAGACCACCTGGTCAGGGGGCTGGCTTGCGCTGGCGCAAACGCTCGATGGCCGCCTGGCAGATATCCCGGCGCCGGGCATTGTCGGCCGAACCCCAGTCGAGAATCTCCTGCAGGGTGCGGCCACAGCCGATGCACTGGTCGCGCTCGTCCAGGCAACACTGGCGCCGGCATGGCGAGACCAGCGGCGCCTCGCCGGGCTCAGAGCTCATCGAACTCCAGTTCGGTACCACACTGCTCGAGCGTGATACGCACCAGCATCTCGCCCAACTGCTCATCGCTGGTGTCACAGATCCAGCGCCCTTCGGACTCGTCGTAGTCGAAGTGGAAGCCACCGGAGCGGGCCGCCAGCCACAGCTGACGAATCGGCTCCTGGCGACTGAAGATCAACTGGCTGCCGTTGTCGAAACGCACCGTGAGCACACCGGCGCTGTTTTCCAGATCAACGTCCAGACCGCTGTCGTCGAAGATGTCTTCCACCGCCTGTTGGGTGGCATCGACCAGATCGTGGAAGCGGGCTTCGCTCAGGCTCATCGGGTTTTCCTCACAAGGTGCAGCGACTGCAAAAATAGGCGAAAACGCCAGGCCGGTGTAGCCAGGCCTAGCTGCAAAGGTGGCGACGGTACTCGCCCGGGCTCGTTCCCGTCCAGCGACGAAATGCGCGGGCCAGCGAGCCAGGCTCGCTGAAACCGACCAGAAAGGCGATTTCCGCCAGCTCCAGCGCCGGATCACGCAGATAGTGCAACGCCAGCTGCTGGCGGGTTTCATCCACCAATTGACTGAACGAGAGGCCAGCCTCGCGTAAACGCCGCTGCAAGGTACGCGGGCTGAGGGCCAACGCGCTGGCAATGGCTTCCAGATCAGGCCCCTGCTCGGGCAACTGCCGGGCCAGTTGCATACGCGCCTGGTCGAGCACGTGATGTCCCTGCTTGAGCTCACCGAGCAGGCGATCGGCGTAGGCATCGAGCGTACCCTGCACCTGCGCATCGGCCTGGCCGAGCGGCACACCGAGCAGCCGTTTGGGGAAGATCAACGCATTGTCAGCCTGACCGAACAACACAGGGCAACGAAAGATGCGCTGATGCTCGGAGGTGTCAGCCGGCGCCGGATGCTGAAAACGCACCTCGGTCGGCGCAATGTCCAGGCCACTGATCCAGCGCCCGAAGCTGACCCAACCGGCCAGGGTTTCCTCACTCACCTGACGCTGCTGTTGCGGCAAAAGCGGTTGCCAGCTGTGGGCCACCAGCGGCTCGCAGCCGGGCCGCGACGGCTCGTCGTCGAGACCGACCACGCCCAGATTGCCGACCAACGCAGCGTAGCGCGCCTGCCGGTGCAGGGCATCGGCCAGCGTGGCGCAACTCATGATCAGATAACCAAGCACGCCGTAGTAGCCGGGCCGCACGGCTTCACCCAGGTGCAGGCCCAGGCAGTCGTCACCGCTCAGCCGCACGCCTTCGCCGAGCAATGCCAGATAAGCGCTGGCAGCCACGCGCTGATCGCGCTGCGCCAGTACCTCGGGCGTCAGCTGGGCATGGGCAAGCAGCACCTCGGGGGCCACCCTCTGGCGCTGCAAATGATCGATCAGACCTTGCAGGTAGGCCACCGAAACCGAACCGGCGAGAATCGCGGGATTGTCCATCGAGGCTCCTCGTTACTCGCAGCATGCTAACCCAAGCCAGAACAAATGCCGCCGAGGCGAACGCCAGGCACGGACGCAAATTGAGCCAGCGCCCCGCCAGGCGGGCGGCGGGCGCATAGGCAAGGTGACGGGGGGTCGGTATACTCCGGCGCAATTCACGCTTATTTTCAAGGACTGCCCCATGAAGCGACTGACCCTCGCGCTCCTCGCCGCCGTTTGCCTGCTGGCCGGCTGCGGTCAGAAAGGCCCGCTGTACCTGCCGGGCGATGACAACGCCGGCAACAGCCGAGACCGTTTCGAACTCTGACAGGAGCTGCCCCATGGAAGCCTTCAACTACCGCGACGGTGAACTGTTCGCGGAAGGCGTTGCCTTGTCCGCGCTGGCCCAGCGCTTCGGCACGCCCACCTATGTCTATTCCCGCGCCCACATCGAAGGGCAGTATCGCGCCTATGCCGATGCGCTGGCCGGCATGCCGCACCTGGTCTGCTTCGCGGTCAAGGCCAACTCCAACATCGGTGTGCTGAATGTCCTGGCGCGCCTCGGTGCCGGCTTCGACATCGTCTCCAGCGGTGAGCTGGAGCGTGTGCTGGCCGCTGGTGGCGAACCGAACCACATCGTCTTCTCCGGCGTCGGCAAGAGCCGTGACGACATGCGCCGTGCGCTGGAAGTCGGCGTGCACTGCTTCAACGTCGAGTCCAGCGTCGAGCTGGAGCGTCTGCAGAAGGTGGCAGCCGAACTGGGCGTCAAGGCGCCGGTCTCGCTGCGGGTCAACCCCGACGTGGACGCCGGCACCCACCCGTACATTTCCACCGGTCTCAAGGAAAACAAGTTCGGCATCGACATCGAGCAGGCCGAGGCGGTCTACGCCCGCGCCGCCGAGCTGCCGAACCTGGAAGTGATCGGCGTTGATTGCCATATCGGCTCGCAACTGACCACCCTCGAGCCCTTCCTCGATGCGCTGGATCGCCTGCTGCTGCTGGTCGACAAGCTGGCTGCGCGCGGTATCACCATCAAGCACCTGGATCTCGGCGGCGGCCTCGGCGTGCAATATCGCGACGAACAACCGCCGCTGGCCGGCGACTACATCGCCGCCGTGCGCAAGCGCCTGGAAGGCCGCGACCTGGCCCTGGTGTTCGAGCCGGGTCGCTTCATCGTCGCCAACGCCGGCGTGCTGCTGACCCAGGTCGAATACCTCAAGCACACCGAGCACAAGGACTTCGCCATCATCGACGCGGCAATGAACGACCTCATCCGCCCGGCGCTGTACCAGGCCTGGATGGACGTCTCGCCGGTGCAGCCGCGTGACGGCGAGGCACGCAACTACGACCTGGTCGGGCCGATCTGCGAGACCGGCGACTTCCTGGCCAAGGATCGTCAACTGGTGCTGGCCGAAGGCGACCTGCTGGCCGTGCGTTCGGCTGGCGCCTATGGCTTCGTCATGAGTTCCAACTACAACACCCGCGGCAGAGCCGCCGAGGTGCTGGTAGATGGCGAGCAGGCGTATGAAGTGCGGCGCCGCGAGACCGTCCAAGAGCTCTACGCCGGCGAAAGCCTGCTGCCGGCCTGAGGGCGACGTCATGCTATTGCGCTTTACCAAGATGCACGGCCTGGGCAATGACTTCATGGTTCTCGACCTGATCAGTCAGCATGCCCACGTGCAGCCGAAACATGCCAAACAGTGGGGCGATCGCCACACCGGCGTGGGCTTCGACCAGTTGCTGATCGTCGAGCCGCCGAATCACCCGGACGTCGACTTCCGCTACCGCATTTTCAATTCCGACGGTTCGGAAGTGGAGCAATGCGGCAACGGTGCGCGCTGCTTCGCTCGCTTCGTGCTGGACAAGCGCCTGACCACCAAGAAGGTCATTCGCGTCGAAACCAAGAGCGGCATCATCGAATTGCGCGTGCAGAACGACGGCCAGGTCTGCGTCGACATGGGCCCGCCACGCCTGGATCCAGCGCAGGTGCCCTTCCAGGCCGAGCAGGCTGCACTGAGCTATCGCGTTGAAGTCGACGGGCAGACCGTCGATCTGGCGGCCCTGTCGATGGGTAACCCGCATGCCGTGCTGCGCGTCGACAACGTCGACAGCGCGCCGGTACACGAGCTGGGGCCGAAGCTGGAACACCATCCGCGCTTCCCGCAACGAGTCAACGTCGGCTTCCTGCAAGTGCAGGATCGTAAACATGCCCGCCTGCGTGTGTGGGAGCGTGGCGCGGGCGAAACCCAGGCCTGTGGCACCGGCGCCTGTGCGGCTGCCGTCGCGGCGATTCGCCAGGGCTGGATGGACTCGCCGGTGCAACTGGAGCTGCCGGGCGGCAAACTGTCCATCGAGTGGGCAGGCGAAGGTCAGCCCGTTATGATGACCGGGCCCGCTGCACGCGTATACGAAGGACAGGTTCGCCTATGACCGACCAGCAGGATTCTCCCAAGCCGCTCGACTCGGAAACGGTCGCAGCTTATCTGCGCCTGCATCCGGAGTTCTTCATCGATCACGATGAGCTGATTCCCGAGCTGCGCATTCCGCACCAGCGCGGCGATACCGTGTCGCTGGTAGAGCGTCAGGTCAAACTGCTGCGCGAACGCAACATCGAGATGCGTCATCGCCTCGGCCAATTGATGGACGTGGCGCGTGACAACGACCGCCTGTTCGACAAGACCCGCCGCCTGGTGCTCGACCTGCTCGATGCAGGCAGCCTGGAAGAGGTGGTCGGCGCCGTGGAAGACAGCCTGCGCCATGAGTTTCAGGTGCCCTTCGTCGGCTTGATCCTGTTCAGCGACAACAAGTTGCCGGTGGGCCGCTCGGTCAGTTCGGCCGAGGCACATCAGCAGATCGGCGGCCTGATCAGCGGCGGCAAGACCATCTGCGGGGTATTACGCCCGCATGAGCTGGAATTCCTGTTCGGCGCCGAAGAAGCCGGCAAGGTCGGCTCTGCTGCCGTCGTCAGCCTCACTCACCAGGGTCTGCATGGCGTACTGGCCATCGGCAGCGCCGATCCACAGCATTACAAGAGCTCGCTCGGCACGCTGTTCCTCGGTTACATCGCCGAAGTGCTGGCACGCGTGCTGCCGAGCTTCGCCACGCCGCTGCGCTCGGTACGCTAGAAGCCGTCCGAGACTGTTCTTAACGCCATGATCGCAACGCAGGCTGTTTTCCAACTGCCTGCCAGAGCGTGTAGGGTGGATGGCGCAACGCTCATCCACTATCGGCCCGCGCGGAGCCCGGCACGTGACACTTGAAGCCAACCTTGAAGCCTATATCGAATACCTGCGCCGCGAGCGCCAGGTATCGCCGCACACACTCGACGGCTATCGGCGTGATCTCGGCAAGGTGCTGGCCTTCTGCGAGGCGGAAGGATTGAAAGACTGGGCAGCGCTGGACACTCGCAACCTGCGCCGGCTGGTCGCTCGCCTGCATCAGCAAGGCCTGGCCAGCCGTAGCCTGGCCCGCCTGCTCTCGGCCACCCGCGGACTGTATCAGTACCTGCTGCGCGAGGGCCTGTGCCGCCATGACCCGGCTACCGGCCTCAGCCCACCGAAACGCGAACGACGTCTGCCGCGCACCCTGGACGCCGACCGCAGCGCACAACTGCTCGACGGCGCAGTAGAGGACGACTTCATCGCCCGCCGCGATCAGGCCATGCTCGAACTGTTCTATTCCTCCGGGCTGCGCCTATCTGAACTGGTCGGCCTCGACCTCGACGGCCTCGACCTCGCCGCCGGCCTGGTACGCGTGCGCGGCAAAGGCAACAAGGTGCGCGAACTGCCAGTCGGCAGCATGGCGCGCCAGGCGCTGGAACAATGGCTGGCGCTGCGCAAGCTGGCCAATCCTGGCGACGGCGCGGTGTTCATCAGCCAGCAGGGACGCCGCCTCGGCCCTCGCGCCGTGCAGCTGCGGGTGCGCCAGGCCGGCGTACGCGAACTGGGCCAGCACCTGCATCCACACATGCTGCGGCACAGCTTCGCCAGTCATATGCTGGAGTCCTCGCAGGATCTGCGCGCGGTGCAGGAGTTACTCGGCCATGCCGATATCGCCACCACGCAAATCTACACTCACCTGGATTTCCAGCACCTGGCCAACGTCTACGACCAGGCCCATCCGCGTGCCAAGCGCAAAGGCGGTTCCGAATGAGCATTGAACTGATCACCTTCGACCTCGATGACACCCTGTGGGACGTCAGCCCGGTGATGCAGGACGCCGAAGCGGCGCTGCGCAACTGGCTGGCCCTGCACGCCCCTCGCCTCGGCGCCGTGCCGGTCGAGCACCTGTGGCAGATCCGCAGCGGCCTGCTGGACGCAGAACCGATGCTCAAGCATCGCCTCAGCGAACTGCGCCGGCGCATTCTCTTCCATGCTCTGGAGGGCGCGGGTTATTCCCATGACGAGGCACTGGCACTGGCCGAAGCCGGCTTTCAGGTCTTCCTCAGCGCTCGTCACCAGGTCGAACTGTTCGCCGAGGTGCACCCGACACTGGAAGCGCTCGCCGAGCGCTTCATGCTCGGCGTGATCACCAACGGCAATGCCGATGTGCGCCGTCTGGGCCTGTCGGAGTATTTCCGGTTCGCGCTGTGCGCCGAAGAACTGGGGATCGGCAAACCCGACCCGAAACCCTTTCGCGAAGCGCTCAGCCGCGCAGGCGGCATTGCTGCCGAGCGAGCCGTGCACATCGGCGATCACCCCAGCGACGACATTGCCGGCGCCCAGGCAGCCGGGATGCGCGCGATCTGGTTCAACCCGCAAGGACGAACCTGGGACGCCGATACGCTGCCCGACGCGCAGATTGGCAGCCTGGCCGAGCTACCAGCGCTGCTCGCTAGCTGGACGCGCTAACGCCCGTAGGGTGCGCTGCGCGCACCGCCTGATACACGAACAAGATCAGTGCGCACGGCGCACCCTATGCCGTACCGCGATACGCGTTGATCGCGGCCACAAAAAATCGCCGGGAGTGATTTTGCGCAAGCCCCGAAGGGGTGAGGCACAGGGATGTGCTGAGCACAAAAAACCCGCCAAATTGGCGGGTTCTCTGCAGCATACCGTCCTCAGATGGGGCGGCTGCCGTATTTGCTATCGGGCTTCTTGGGCGGGTCGGCAACCACATTGGGTTCGACCTCCTGCACCTTGCCGCCGCGCGAGAGGAATTCCTCCATCGCCTTGGCCAGCGCATCACGCTCCTTCTGCTTGGCTTCGATGCTCGGCAACTCGTCGACTTCGACCGCTTTTGCCTTGCTCTTCTTGCCAGTAGCTACGACTTCGCCGTCGCCATCGTCGCTGCTGTCACCGTCGTCGGCAGCAGCCAGCTCCTCGCCGTCGTCCTCGTCAGCCCCTTCCAGATCGTCTTGTTCCAGGTCTTCGTCGCTCATGTTCAACCTCATGACTTGCGAAAAGCAGGTTAGTTATAGACCAGTCGCGCAGGCTTCACTGCCCGACCGGAAAAAATTCAAATAGCCTCGCCATGCAGGGTCGCCACCACTCGCCGAGCGCCGCCTTGATCACGGTGCTCACCGAGGTAAATCCCCTGCCAGGTACCCAGGGCCAACTGTCCATCCTGTATCGGCAGTTGCAGCTGAAACCCCAGCAGACTGCCTTTGAAATGTGCCGGCAGATCGTCCGGCCCTTCGTAATCGTGTTCGTACCCCGCGTCGCCTTGCGGCACCAAGCGATTGAAGAATCGCTCGAAATCGCGTCGCACCGCAGGATCGGCATTCTCGTTGACCGTCAGCGAGGCCGAAGTGTGCTGGAGCCAGAGGTGTAAAAGACCCACTCGCACCTGTTGCAGTTCCGGTAGTGCGGCGAGGATTTCCTCGGTTATCAGATGAAATCCCCGACTCCGTGGACGCAAGGTCAGAGTCCGTTGCCACCACATCGTCGTATCTCCTGCAGACTTCAGCGCGCGCATTCTAACGCGCTATCAGAAAAAGCAAAGGGCGCCAAAAGGCGCCCTTTACATTTACCAGCAGCGCTTATTTCTTGTTGCTGGTGAACTCCGGGTAGGCTTCCATGCCGCACTCGACCAGATCCACGCCTTCGTACTCTTCCTCTTCGCTGACACGCAAGCCAACGACGGCCTTGATGATGCCCCAGATGATCAGGCTGGCACCGAAGACCCAGGCGAATACGCTGACGATACCCAGCAGTTGAGCGCCCAGGCTGGCATCAGGATTGGTCAGACAGACCGCCAGGGTGCCCCAGATACCGACCACGCCGTGTACCGAGATGGCGCCGACCGGGTCGTCGATCTTGATCTTGTCGAAGCCGAGGATGGCGAACACCACCAGCACACCACCAACACCACCGATCAGGGTGGCTTGCAGGGCAGTCGGGGTCAGCGGCTCGGCGGTGATGGCGACCAGACCAGCCAGTGCACCGTTGATGGCCATGGTCAGGTCAGCCTTGCCGAACAGCAGGCGGGCCACGATCAGCGCAGCGACCAGACCACCGGCAGCGGCCATGTTGGTGTTGACGAATACCTGAGCGACGGCGTTGGCGTCTTCGATGGTGCTCATCTTCAGCTGCGAACCGCCGTTGAAGCCGAACCAGCCCATCCACAGGATGAACATGCCCAGGGTAGCCAGCGGCAGGTTGGCGCCGGGAATGGCGTTGACCTGGCCATTGGAACCGTACTTGCCTTTACGCGGGCCCAGCAGCAGGACACCAGCCAGAGCAGCGGAAGCGCCAGCCAGGTGAACGACGGTGGAACCGGCAAAGTCCAGGAAACCCGCTTCGTTGAGGAAGCCGCTGCCCCATTTCCAGTAGCCCTGAACCGGGTAGATGAAGG
Protein-coding regions in this window:
- a CDS encoding secondary thiamine-phosphate synthase enzyme YjbQ — its product is MWWQRTLTLRPRSRGFHLITEEILAALPELQQVRVGLLHLWLQHTSASLTVNENADPAVRRDFERFFNRLVPQGDAGYEHDYEGPDDLPAHFKGSLLGFQLQLPIQDGQLALGTWQGIYLGEHRDQGGARRVVATLHGEAI
- the sutA gene encoding transcriptional regulator SutA; amino-acid sequence: MSDEDLEQDDLEGADEDDGEELAAADDGDSSDDGDGEVVATGKKSKAKAVEVDELPSIEAKQKERDALAKAMEEFLSRGGKVQEVEPNVVADPPKKPDSKYGSRPI
- a CDS encoding ammonium transporter, which produces MDNTALTALQYGFDTFYFVICGALVMWMAAGFAMLEAGLVRSKNTTEILVKNVALFATACIMYLLVGYYIMYSSPEGGILPSLGFLIGDENSVDAVLAGGDDAPYYAARADFFFQIVFAATCMSIVSGAVAERMKLWPFIAFAMVMTAFIYPVQGYWKWGSGFLNEAGFLDFAGSTVVHLAGASAALAGVLLLGPRKGKYGSNGQVNAIPGANLPLATLGMFILWMGWFGFNGGSQLKMSTIEDANAVAQVFVNTNMAAAGGLVAALIVARLLFGKADLTMAINGALAGLVAITAEPLTPTALQATLIGGVGGVLVVFAILGFDKIKIDDPVGAISVHGVVGIWGTLAVCLTNPDASLGAQLLGIVSVFAWVFGASLIIWGIIKAVVGLRVSEEEEYEGVDLVECGMEAYPEFTSNKK